In the Podospora pseudocomata strain CBS 415.72m chromosome 5, whole genome shotgun sequence genome, one interval contains:
- the mug86 gene encoding Meiotically up-regulated protein 86 protein (EggNog:ENOG503NXGJ; COG:S), translating to MPTHPPSQLVRVTRFVLLWELGAASGSTIPDDRCLPPATPDPGRGCWGTIPILHISSPPSPSPVPTSVTPPVHSSHLLLNTIKLRPLSCIVSEESDRTQQPTLPHTMSNSGGSLTEKDMGHATGAAPNTHGPATGHYRGGYDPRNPMANIHAGDEPRLPAFGGEFQPGLWRPVEKRQFANPAPLGLSAFALTTFVLSAINLGTRGVNVPNIVVPLAFGYGGLVQLLAGMWEMVVGNTFGATALSSYGGFWIAWGLLLTPHWNILGDEGPYKTDAITSSDPMMYESAMGFFLTGWFIFTTILLLCTLRSTVMFFLLFFTLDLCFLMLACSHYSHSNGNTEMYHTLTKAGGGFGMVAAFLAWYNAFAGIADSSNSFFLIPVFHFPWSEKGREARLARAATRETRDSA from the exons ATGCCCACTCACCCTCCCTCGCAACTGGTGCGAGTGACCCGCTTCGTGCTCCTTTGGGAGCTTGGGGCCGCATCTGGTTCGACGATCCCAGATGATCGCTGcctccccccagcaaccccagATCCTGGACGTGGCTGTTGGGGTACTATCCCGATACTGCATATATCAAGCCCGCCGTCGCCCTCCCCCGTTCCAACCTCTGTCACACCTCCAGTTCACTCTTCTCATCTTCTCTTGAATACCATCAAGCTACGGCCTCTTTCTTGCATTGTATCAGAGGAGAGTGACAGGACTCAACAACCTACTTTACCACACACAATGTCCAACTCTGGGGGTTCTCTTACTGAGAAGGATATGGGCCATGCGACCGGCGCGGCGCCGAATACCCATGGGCCTGCCACCGGTCACTACCGGGGCGGATACGATCCCCGGAACCCAATGGCCAACATCCACGCCGGCGACGAGCCCAGGCTCCCAGCCTTCGGTGGTGAATTCCAGCCCGGTCTCTGGCGGCCTGTGGAGAAGCGCCAGTTCGCCAACCCGGCGCCTCTGGGTCTGAGTGCTTTCGCTCTCACCACTTTCGTCCTTTCGGCTATCAATCTGGGCACCCGCGGTGTCAATGTTCCCAACATTGTTGTTCCCCTTGCCTTTGGCTATGGTGGCTTGGTCCAGCTCCTGGCTGGTATGTG GGAGATGGTTGTTGGCAACACCTTTGGTGCTACCGCCTTGTCATCCTATGGTGGTTTCTGGATTGCTTGGGGCCTCTTGCTCACTCCTCACTGGAACATCCTTGGCGACGAGGGCCCTTACAAGACTGAtgccatcacctcctctgATCCCATGATGTACGAGTCGGCCATGGGCTTCTTCCTCACAGGCTGGTTCATCTTTACGacaatcctcctcctgtgCACACTGCGTTCGACCGTCATgttcttcctccttttcttcaccCTCGACCTCTGCTTCCTCATGCTTGCCTGCTCCCATTACTCTCACTCGAACGGGAACACTGAGATGtaccacaccctcaccaaggCTGGCGGTGGCTTCGGTATGGTCGCAGCCTTTTTGGCCTGGTACAATGCATTTGCCGGTATTGCCGATAGCAG CAACTCTTTCTTCCTCATTCCTGTCTTCCACTTCCCCTGGTCTGAGAAGGGTCGCGAGGCCAGACTCGCTCGCGCCGCTACCCGGGAGACTCGGGACTCGGCTTAA
- a CDS encoding hypothetical protein (EggNog:ENOG503NU5S; COG:C): MTRHRILSILLLTILIPITAVLFHNYSAFSPVFRARFSQMATTNKSPVIVVGAGLAGLSASYSAIQSGASVRLLERAPKPGGNSIKASSGINGAPTRFQNVEKYGVDTSFWDDTTRSAGVRLNSASVSPTVKRWREELITVLTNRSASAIDFLTDLGVDLSLVAQLGGHSLPRTHRGAGKTPPGASIVTTLLTKLKEQGPDRFQLVTDSEVTRLLTDSNAPKGTVKVTGVEYKNRQDGSTRLLHGPVVFTTGGFAGDTHGLLAKYRPDLDGLPSTNDPRPGAHTILSDVGAKLVDMDAVQIHPTGFVDPANPASPLKFLAAEMLRGEGGIILHNGKRVINELQTREKISNALMALPAKNEDSLRQWDLQLLLDPGATEAAAGHVGFYLWKGLLQKKKIAELDETTRQTLKEYAAVVRGEKEDELGRKAFGHWRLTEEDVDEGEEEVCVGRVTPITHFTMGGAVFNTKAQILTAELGEEQEGKEIEGLWGAGEITGGLHGDNRLGGSSLLECVVFGRVAGEEAAKYRV; this comes from the coding sequence ATGACTAGGCACCGCATCTTGTCTATTTTACTACTCACCATTCTCATACCAATAACAGCTGTTCTATTCCACAATTACTCCGCATTTAGTCCCGTCTTCCGAGCGCGGTTCTCTCAGATGGCTACAACCAACAAGTCCCCGGTTATTGTTGTCGGAGCAGGTCTTGCAGGGTTGTCGGCATCGTATTCGGCGATCCAGTCCGGGGCATCAGTTCGTCTTTTGGAGCGAGCACCGAAGCCAGGTGGTAACAGCATCAAGGCATCGTCAGGGATCAATGGGGCACCTACTCGTTTCCAAAACGTTGAGAAGTATGGTGTCGATACCAGTTTCTGGGACGACACAACCCGATCAGCTGGAGTGAGGCTCAACTCTGCCTCGGTTAGCCCAACAGTGAAAAGATGGCGCGAGGAGCTTATCACGGTCTTGACCAACCGCTCGGCCAGTGCAATCGACTTCCTCACCGACCTGGGCGTTGATCTTAGTCTTGTGGCTCAACTTGGGGGCCATAGCCTTCCACGGACACATCGAGGAGCTGGGAAGACACCCCCCGGTGCCTCAATCGTGACTACTCTCCTCACAAAACTGAAAGAGCAAGGGCCCGACCGCTTCCAGTTGGTCACCGACTCTGAAGTGACCAGATTGCTGACCGACAGCAATGCCCCGAAAGGAACTGTAAAGGTGACTGGCGTGGAGTACAAAAACAGGCAGGATGGGAGCACACGCCTCCTTCACGGTCCTGTGGTCTTCACAACCGGCGGCTTCGCAGGTGACAcccatggtctgttggccaaATACCGTCCTGATCTCGACGGGTTGCCATCCACCAACGACCCACGGCCAGGCGCACACACGATTCTCTCTGACGTGGGCGCCAAACTCGTCGACATGGACGCTGTGCAGATCCACCCAACGGGCTTTGTCGATCCAGCCAACCCGGCGAGCCCCCTCAAGTTCCTCGCTGCCGAGATGCTGCgcggagaaggggggatTATCCTCCACAACGGCAAGAGGGTCATCAACGAGCTGCAGACCCGCGAAAAAATCAGCAATGCCCTGATGGCTCTCCCTGCCAAGAATGAGGACTCGTTGAGGCAATGGGACCTCcagctgcttcttgatcCTGGTGCCACCGAAGCCGCGGCGGGCCACGTGGGGTTTTATCTATGGAAGGGCCTTTTGCAGAAGAAAAAGATAGCAGAGCTGGATGAGACGACGAGACAGACCCTAAAGGAGtatgctgctgttgttcgTGGCGAGAAAGAGGATGAGCTAGGAAGGAAGGCGTTTGGGCACTGGCGGCTGACCGAGgaagatgttgatgagggcgaggaggaggtttgcgTGGGGAGGGTCACGCCCATCACTCATTTCACCATGGGCGGAGCGGTTTTCAACACAAAGGCTCAGATTTTGACGGCGGAGTTGGGAGAGGAACAGGAAGggaaggagattgagggaTTATGGGGAGCGGGGGAGATCACGGGGGGTTTGCATGGCGATAATAGACTGGGAGGGAGCAGCTTGTTGGAgtgtgttgtttttgggagggtagcgggagaggaggctgcAAAATACCGGGTGTAG